The sequence GAGTAAGATGATTTTTATAATGAGATACAGTATAGCATATATAATGGATTTAATATTAGGAGACCCACACTGGTTTCCACACCCAGTTAGATTTATAGGAAAACTTATAACTTTACTAGAAAAATTATTGTACAGATTTAGCTGTAAAAAAATTACTGGGGGAGTATTGGCTATACTGACTATTGGAATAACTTTTTTAGTATCATTTTATTTAGTTAAGTTATCACCTATGTTGGAAATATTTTTTCTATATACTACATTGGCTACTAAAAGCTTAGCAGATGAAGGATTTAGAGTTTGTAAAGTTTTAGTAGAGGGAGATATGGAAAAGGCTAAAAAAGAGCTAGCCTATTTAGTAAGTAGAGATACAAATAGTATGGACGTTACTCAAATAGTAAGAAGTATATTGGAAACAATAAGTGAGAATACAGTAGATGGAGTTATTGCTCCTATGTTCTTTGCCTTTGTAGGAAGTTTTTTTACTATTGAGGGAGTATCTCTTGCTCTTCCTTTTGCTATGGGATATAAGGCGATAAATACTTTGGATTCTATGGTAGGATATAAAAATGATAAATATATTGATTTTGGAATGTTATCTGCTAAGATAGATGATATGGCAAATTTTATTCCTGCTAGAATAGCTGGAGGATTTATTATTCCAATGGGAGCTTTTTTATTAAGAATGGATTATAGAAGTGCTTGGAGAATATTTTTTAGAGATAGACTAAACCATTCTAGCCCAAACTCTGGACACTCTGAAGCTGCTTTCGCTGGAGCATTGGGAGTACAATTTGGTGGAAGAACTAGCTACTTTGGAAAATGGCACGACAAACCTACTATTGGAGATAAATTAAAACATTTTGGAATACCAGATGTAAAAAGAGGAATTAGACTTCTATATGTTTCCTCTTGGGTGGGACTTGCTACATTTATAATTTTATCTCAATTAATAGGAGTGATTATCTAATGATAATAATTATAACAGGAGCATCACATACAGGAAAAACTCTATTAGCCCAAAACCTACTAGAGAGATATAAGTTTCCTTATCTATCAATAGACCATATAAAGATGGGATTAATAAGAAGTGGAAATATAAATCTAAATGCAGAAGATGATGAACAACTTACTCCATATCTTTGGGGAATAGTTAGAGAGATTATAAAAACAGCTATTGAGAATAAACAAAATCTAATAGTTGAAGGTTGTTATGTTCCTTTTGATTGGGAGAGAGATTTTGATAGTAAATATCTAGAGAATATAAAATATTATTGTTTAATTATGAGTAAAGAGTATATTGAAAAGAATTTTGATAAGATAGTTGAGTATGCCAATACAATAGAAAATAGATTAGATGATTCCTATTGTACAAAAGAATTTCTTATAGAGGAAAATGAGAAAAATCTAAGAGAGTGTCAAAAATATGGTTGTAAGTATATTTTAATAGATAAAGAATACAAGTTAGATATTTTATTCTAAAATAAGTGAGGTAATAAAATGAGTTATATATTAAAAGAGGTAGTATTGAGAACAAATAATACTCCAGAAGGAATGGAAAAAATTTCTCAACTTTGGGGAGATATACTCTCTAAAAAAATCTCTTTGCTCCCAGAAAATAAAAATGAATTATTAATTTCGAAATATAGTAATTATGAGAGTGATGAAAATGGAGAATATGATTTAACTATAATGAGAAGAGAATTAAAATTCTTATTAAAGTTAGATGAGAGAGTAAAAAATAGAGAATTTATAAAATATGAAGAGATAGATGATAATATAGAAAATTGTGCCAGAAAAGTTTGGAATAGAGTATGGGAAGATAAGAAAAATAATAAATTGAATAGAGTATATATTGAAGATTATCAATTAGATATCTTGCCAATATTTTCACAAGATGGGAAATGTCATTCTATCTTATATATA is a genomic window of Fusobacterium mortiferum ATCC 9817 containing:
- a CDS encoding GNAT family N-acetyltransferase → MSYILKEVVLRTNNTPEGMEKISQLWGDILSKKISLLPENKNELLISKYSNYESDENGEYDLTIMRRELKFLLKLDERVKNREFIKYEEIDDNIENCARKVWNRVWEDKKNNKLNRVYIEDYQLDILPIFSQDGKCHSILYISVKEENTIKIRKYKSSDCQEITELFYNTVHSINKKDYTQEQLDVWATKNIDIEKWDTSFLKNYTVVAESNGIIVGFGDIAEDGYLDRLYVHKAFQRIGIATMICDKLENKVKGKPLYTHYILTPL
- the cbiB gene encoding adenosylcobinamide-phosphate synthase CbiB; the protein is MIFIMRYSIAYIMDLILGDPHWFPHPVRFIGKLITLLEKLLYRFSCKKITGGVLAILTIGITFLVSFYLVKLSPMLEIFFLYTTLATKSLADEGFRVCKVLVEGDMEKAKKELAYLVSRDTNSMDVTQIVRSILETISENTVDGVIAPMFFAFVGSFFTIEGVSLALPFAMGYKAINTLDSMVGYKNDKYIDFGMLSAKIDDMANFIPARIAGGFIIPMGAFLLRMDYRSAWRIFFRDRLNHSSPNSGHSEAAFAGALGVQFGGRTSYFGKWHDKPTIGDKLKHFGIPDVKRGIRLLYVSSWVGLATFIILSQLIGVII
- a CDS encoding ATP-binding protein, with product MIIIITGASHTGKTLLAQNLLERYKFPYLSIDHIKMGLIRSGNINLNAEDDEQLTPYLWGIVREIIKTAIENKQNLIVEGCYVPFDWERDFDSKYLENIKYYCLIMSKEYIEKNFDKIVEYANTIENRLDDSYCTKEFLIEENEKNLRECQKYGCKYILIDKEYKLDILF